The Verrucomicrobiia bacterium genomic interval AAATCATTATGCGGCCCAAGGGCCGCGTCCGCCCCCAAATCAAACACAAAACGGGCCGAAGGCGCGATGTCCGGCGTGTCGCCAAACGTCAGCGTGCCGGGCATCCCCACCCCCGCCGGACTGATATCCCCGTAATACGTGGCGGGCGCGGTCAACCCTGCTCCCGGCCCTAACACCACGTAAAACCTGTTGCCGCTGATGAACGCCTCCCCCGGCGCCGGCGTGCCGGGAATGTCCGTCGTGTACGCCCACCGCCGCCCCTTCACCGTCCCTACGCTCCCCGGCCCGCCATCAAAAATCGCCCACAACGCCCGCACCTCGGCCAGGCTGTAGTCCAGCCCCAGTTGCGTCGGCACGCTGTTAAGCGTGTATATGCGCTCCAGCGGCAGGGCCTCGTCAAACAGCGCCACATCATCCAGATCACAATCATCAAACTGATCCATCCGCCCCATCTCAAAGACCGCCGTCGTCGTGGCATCCAGCCACGATTGCGTGGTGCTGTTGGTGGACATGCCGAAGATGATCGCGATGTTTTGATTCCCCCCGTCGTGCCGCAACACCACATGATACCACGTCCCATTCACCAGGGTCGGCGGAAACATGTTGGGCTGTGCATTGCCTCGTTTATAGGTCACGCGGTTGCCCGATCTTGCCCGGAAAAAACCCCACCCAATGTTGGAGCCGCTGGTGGCGCTTTGGGAGCCAATCCGCATCGGCCCGGGAAAACTCCCAATGTTGGGCCCCGGCCGGTACCAGAAGCTGATCGTAAAGGCGTCATTCAGCCGCAAGTCCGCCTGAAACGGCACCGTCACCAGCGAACCCGCGTTGTCATTCAGCCGGTTGAAATCAAGCGCCGTACCAAAACGCCCCCCAATCCACTGCGGCGGCGTGGCCCCAGCGCTGGCGCCCAGCGTCCCATCATGCGGACTCGCCACCCCCGACCTATCCTGGGCCAACGTGCCGCTGCCCTCATCAAAATTCCAATACGCAATCAAGGCCGCCGGCAGGGATAACGGCGCAGCAACTATCATCACCGCCGCCACCACGCACCAGCAGGCCGTCACGCTCCCATGCCAGGAGGTAAGTTTGTAGGGTTTCATAAAACCGATGCAGGTTTGAAGGTTTGCTCTTGCTCGGCCTGCCGGATGACAAGCTGGCCCTCGCCTCAAGTATCCCAACTGGCCGATAAGATATGGTGATTTTTGTGGCTGATTGTATTATAGGAATTACTGCTCTTGGAAGTCAACCTTTAAATAAACCATTTGTGCCCCAGGCCACAACCCACCTAAAACCGCGCATCTCTTTCACCTTGTCCCAAAACCACCTGCCTCTCCGCTGTTGTGAGAACCAAAGGCCTGCGCTACAGTGCCGCCCGGCATGAGCGATAACACCAACCATTTCCGCGCCCGCTGGCGCAGCCTCGGAGCTGCCCTCGCCGGACTGAATGGTTTCGTTTTGTTGCTCCGCCTCTGCAAACCCGCCCTCTACCGCGCCTGCCTTTCGGAAAATGTCCGCCGCGGCGAGGAGTTTCTGGGATGGGGGCTGCCGCCCCGTGATCCCATCCAATTTTTGTGGCAAAATCGCCCTCCCTCCGCCCCCGTCATCGAGCGCGTGCATCTGCCGCCCCGCCTCACCGATGCCGGCGGCACCTCCGTGGGAGAACTCGCCCTGCTGGCCGCCGTCACCCGCCTCCTCCAACCGCGCTGCGTCTTCGAAATCGGCACCTTCAACGGCCGCACCACCACCGTCTTCCTCATGAACACGCCCCCTGCGGCCCGCGTGTTCAGCCTCGACCTGCCGCCCTCCGCCCCGCCCCCCGACCAGTCCATGATTGATTCCGACCGCGATTTAATTCAGCGCCGCCGCCTGGCCGCCTATGTGTACGAACACGGACTGGAAGCGCGCTTCGAGCAACTGCTCGGTGACTCGCTCGCCTTCGATCCCGCCCCCTTTGCCGCACGCGTGGACCTCGGCTTCATTGACGGCGCCCATGCCCTGCCCTACGTCCGCAATGACACCGAAAAAATGGCCCGCATGATCACTCCCAACGGCCTGGTCTTCTGGCACGACTACGGCGGACGCGGCCGTTTCGGCCCCCTGACCGCCTACCTGGAATCCTTGCAAAACCGCCTGGCTCTCTACCGCGTGCCGGGCACCACCCTCGCCTGGACCACCGGCCATGAGCTGCGCAAAGTTTTGCCCGGCAACCCTTCTCCCTCCTGAGGTGTGAGCGCCCCCGTCCAACATCTGCCCTATCAAATCAATGAAGCCGGCAACCGGCATCATTTCTACGAAAATCATTGGAAACGCGTCGGCCTGGAGTTGCTCGCCCGCCATTGCCCCCCCCAGGGCCAGACCGTTCTCGATTACGGCTGCGGCCGGGGTGAATTCCTCGCCCTCGCCGCCGCAGCCGGTTACCAGGTCACCGGCGCCGACGTGGACCCCCAATGCGTGCAGCTCGCAACCGAAAAAGGCCCGGCCCGCCTCATGCAACCCGGCGATCCCCTCCCGCAATTTGGCCCCCGTTCTTTTGATATCGTCGCCTGTTTTCACGTGCTGGAACACGTGGACAACCCCAAATTAGTCCTGTCCGGCCTGGGCCGCATCGCCCGTCACTACTTGATTCTGGCCGTCCCCAATTTGCGCCACCTCACCTGGCTGCTCCACCGCCGCATCCGCCTGGACTACGTCAACGAAGGCCATCTCCAATCTTGGGACCATTACCACTTCCTCAATCTGGCGCAACGCCATTGCGGCCTGGAACTGGTCGAATGGGGCTTCGATGCCACCGCCCTGCCCCTGTTAAGCCCCCTGGCTGGCAAACTCCTCGGCGAAAAAATGCAAATCCGGCTCGAAACCGGCCCCTTCAAACGGCTCTTCCCCTTCCACGGCATCTCCGTCCTCGGCCTCTTTCGTCCCCGGCCTTAAGAGCACGCCAGACGAATAATCTCCCGCGGCGCAAACGGCAGGCTCCGCAACCCCTGGCGTAAATAAAACCACGCATTGCCGGCCAGCTCCGCCGCCGGCACGGCCAGCAACATTCCCCACAAACCCCACTGCGGCGCCAGACACAAGCTCAGCGTCATGGCCCCCAGCCCCGTCATTAAGGCCACCCGATTGAACGGCATCACATTGGCCGTGCAGGTCAGCGAACCAAACGCGCCATAAAAGGTTTGAAAAAGCAAACTGGCAAAATAAAACGTCAGCATCGGCCCGGGCAGCAGCCGCGTCTGCGTGCCCTTCCACTCCAGCAACACATTCCCCACCAGCAATACCAGTACGGCCAATCCCCCAAACGTCATCACCGTCAGCGCCAGCCGCCGCGCAAACAACCGCGTCAATTCCCGCATCCGCCCCTGCGTCCGCAAAATCGTGATCTCCGGCCATTTGACATTCAGCCACAAATTCGCCAGCCCCAACAAAAAGAATCCCACCTGCACCGTCAGCCCCAGCGACGCAAATTCCCGGTCCGGCAAAATCTGGCTGCCAATGAGAATGTTGCCGTTGGTCAGCAAATAAGTGCCAATGAAAGTCACCCCAAAACGCCGGGCATTGGGCCACAACCGCGCAAACAGCGCCGGATCCGGCGCCACCGGCTCCGCCGGCGGCGGCACCGCCGCCAAATACGCCCGCCGCCACAATCGCCGCGCCAGAAACGCCCGCACCGCCGAGGCCACCACCAGCGCCATTAACCCCTGCCCCGCCAGCAACAGGCCCGCCGCCAGCACAAAATACACCAGACCGCTCCACAACGTGGCCACCTGAAACTCCCGCACCCGGTTCACCCCATGGCACGCCATGCCCCAATACGAAGTCGCTAGGTTGTACCCCGTCGCGACCAGAAACGTCACCCACGCCGCCCAATTCCATGCCGGCCGTGCCGTGGCCGCAATATGCGAGGCCACCAACAACGTCCCCACCAGCCCAATCACGGTCATTGCCCCCACCGCCAGCCAGAAATAAAAACGCGCCGCCGCCAGATGCACCTGCCGCAAACGCGCATAATTGGGCTCCCCCTTCTCCGGCGGCGGACGCAGCTCCTCGCCATCAAAATCCTCCACCCCCGCCCACAAAAAGCTGTACACCCGCATCAACGCCTGCCCAAAACCAAAATCCGCCAGCACCACCAATGCGCCCAGCGACAAAAACAGCCACCAAATGCCCAATTCCTTCTCCGGCAGTACCGTCAGCACAATGGGCAGCAGGAAAAATTGCGCCCCCGCCCGCACCGCCGTGGCCAGCACCCCGTAAAACACGGCTGAACCGCGCACCCGGCGCCACAATTCCTGCCCGCGGGCCCACCACGATTTCATGCGCCACCCCCGGCTATTTCCCGGTAGATTTCCACATGCCCGGCCGCCACCACCGCTGGCGTGTGCCGCTCCTGCACCCGCTGCCGGCCGGCGGACGCCAGTCCCTCCCGCCACGCCGCTTGCTCGAGCATCTGCTCCAGGCGCTCCCGCATGTCCTGCGTGTTCAACGGATCAAACAAGACCCCGTTCACGCCGTCCTCGATCAAATCCGGAATGCCCCCCACCCGCGCAGCCGCCACCGGCACGCCCGCAGCCATGGCCTCCAACAGGGCCATCGGACAGTTGTCCTCCAAACTGGGCAGCACCATCAGCGTGGCCCGGGCCAGTTTCTCCATCAACTGCCCCCGGCTCCAGAAGCCCTCATGCTGGCACCAGGAGAATTGTTTCACCGTGCGCTGGAATTCCTGATAATACGGATCCCGCGGCTCTCCCAGCCCCGCAAACACCACCCGAAACTGCAGCCGCCCGGCCAGCGGCGCCAGCGCCTCCATCAGACGCAACTGGTTCTTCAAAGCAATGATGTTCGCCGGACAAACCACCAGCGGCACCGGCTCAGGCTCGCGCTTCACCGCAAAAAAAGCCGGATCCACCGCATTGGGTAAATACCACGTCCGCCGCGCCAAACCTTCCACCTCCCGCAACGAATGGCGGCTGAGACACAACACCCCTCCCGTCCGCCGCACCACCAGGCCCTCCAGTTTCGCCGTTATCCAGAAGTAGCTCAGCGGACGCGGCCGATACAACCGCGCAATGGCGCGCATGTTGCCATGCAACGTGATCAGATTCCGCCGCCCGCTGTAAACAGCGGCCAGTCCACAATAGCGCTCCGTCCCCTGCCCATGCACCACGTCCGGCTGCAACTGCTCAATCCGCCGCCGCAACGCCCGCACCGCCGGCACATACAGCCCGCTCAATCCCGCCCGCCGCCCCGCCGGCACCAGATGAAAAGGCACCCGCCCAAACAACGTCGCCGGCGCGCGCATCGGACGCCGCGTGATGGACAGCACATGCACCTCCACCTCCTCCCGCTCCCGCAATCCCATCAACAGCGCCGTCGGCGCCGTGCCCAACTGCGGCTCCGGCTGCTCATATTGCCGGCGCTCGTCCCGGTTGTCCGGGATGATCATGGCTATCCGCAACGTCTTCATGCTCGGGCCGCCACCGGTATCCGCCTTCCTGCCGCCTCCCATGGCCCACGCGGAGCCACGCTCTGATAATCCGAGGCGCTCATGCCACCAGTCCCATGTGGCCGCATACTAATTTCCGCCCGCCTCCACTGACAAGGGATTAGTGGCTCGCCGCGCAGCCGGCCGCCAAATGCCCGCTTGTCATTTGCCCCAAACGTGCCACTTTTGCTCTATGGATTCTGCATCATCCAAATTAAAAGTGCTGTTTCTCTGCACCGGCAACTCCTGCCGCAGCCAGATGGCCGAGGGCTGGACCCGCCAGCTTAAAGGCCATCTCATTGAACCCTATTCGGCCGGCATCGAAAAACACGGCATGAACCCCCACGCCCTCAAGGTCATGGCCGAAGCCGGCGTGGACATCTCCCGCCAGTATTCCAAAACCCTCGCCGAACTCACCGGCGTCACCTTCGATTTTGTGATCACCGTCTGCGGCCACGCCCACGAAAGCTGCCCCCGCTTCCCCGGCCAGACCAAAGTCCTCCACGTCGGCTTTGAAGACCCGCCTTCCCTGACCCGCCATCTGCCCGATGGC includes:
- a CDS encoding class I SAM-dependent methyltransferase is translated as MSDNTNHFRARWRSLGAALAGLNGFVLLLRLCKPALYRACLSENVRRGEEFLGWGLPPRDPIQFLWQNRPPSAPVIERVHLPPRLTDAGGTSVGELALLAAVTRLLQPRCVFEIGTFNGRTTTVFLMNTPPAARVFSLDLPPSAPPPDQSMIDSDRDLIQRRRLAAYVYEHGLEARFEQLLGDSLAFDPAPFAARVDLGFIDGAHALPYVRNDTEKMARMITPNGLVFWHDYGGRGRFGPLTAYLESLQNRLALYRVPGTTLAWTTGHELRKVLPGNPSPS
- a CDS encoding class I SAM-dependent methyltransferase — translated: MSAPVQHLPYQINEAGNRHHFYENHWKRVGLELLARHCPPQGQTVLDYGCGRGEFLALAAAAGYQVTGADVDPQCVQLATEKGPARLMQPGDPLPQFGPRSFDIVACFHVLEHVDNPKLVLSGLGRIARHYLILAVPNLRHLTWLLHRRIRLDYVNEGHLQSWDHYHFLNLAQRHCGLELVEWGFDATALPLLSPLAGKLLGEKMQIRLETGPFKRLFPFHGISVLGLFRPRP
- a CDS encoding glycosyltransferase family 4 protein, with protein sequence MKTLRIAMIIPDNRDERRQYEQPEPQLGTAPTALLMGLREREEVEVHVLSITRRPMRAPATLFGRVPFHLVPAGRRAGLSGLYVPAVRALRRRIEQLQPDVVHGQGTERYCGLAAVYSGRRNLITLHGNMRAIARLYRPRPLSYFWITAKLEGLVVRRTGGVLCLSRHSLREVEGLARRTWYLPNAVDPAFFAVKREPEPVPLVVCPANIIALKNQLRLMEALAPLAGRLQFRVVFAGLGEPRDPYYQEFQRTVKQFSWCQHEGFWSRGQLMEKLARATLMVLPSLEDNCPMALLEAMAAGVPVAAARVGGIPDLIEDGVNGVLFDPLNTQDMRERLEQMLEQAAWREGLASAGRQRVQERHTPAVVAAGHVEIYREIAGGGA
- a CDS encoding arsenate reductase ArsC is translated as MDSASSKLKVLFLCTGNSCRSQMAEGWTRQLKGHLIEPYSAGIEKHGMNPHALKVMAEAGVDISRQYSKTLAELTGVTFDFVITVCGHAHESCPRFPGQTKVLHVGFEDPPSLTRHLPDGEEKLAVYRRVRDEIRRFVETLPESLNAGR